The Astatotilapia calliptera chromosome 2, fAstCal1.2, whole genome shotgun sequence genome includes a window with the following:
- the kctd16a gene encoding BTB/POZ domain-containing protein KCTD16a, whose amino-acid sequence MALSENCKTQPTKEQGSVQNPPSDVIELNVGGQVYYTRYGTLASFPNSLLGKLFSNKKGSSNDLSRDLRGRYFIDRDGFLFRYILDYLRDKQVVLPDHFPERGRLKREAEYFQLPDLVKLLSSEDSKLFADDLYYSDLDDASQGSDQRYYPSYSFDRRYGYITVALKGVCAAGGRENQSDAKARKLPRIFISSRIGLAKEVFGDALNENRDTDRPPDRYTCRFYLKFRHLERAFDMLSESGFHIVACNSSLTTSPIAHYPDDRVWSNYAQYIFYRGPSRWSSSHCDCCCKSHKSEREGESGTSYNDLSTSCSETQSEASSPQGTVICGPVSRHSNIQTLDRPVPKGPVHMLQQAEMRRKTDMLRVRTFGVREREAAKRKANKEKMTPEQELEKCIQDFQRIRIPDHFPERKYMWQSELLRKYHL is encoded by the exons ATGGCACTGAGCGAAAACTGCAAAACGCAACCCACAAAGGAGCAAGGCTCGGTGCAAAACCCTCCATCGGATGTGATTGAGCTAAACGTGGGTGGGCAGGTGTATTACACTCGTTATGGTACACTGGCAAGTTTTCCAAATTCTCTACTTGGGAAGCTGTTCTCTAACAAGAAGGGGTCCTCGAATGACTTGTCCCGGGACCTCAGAGGACGCTATTTTATAGACAGAGATGGGTTTCTGTTTCGGTATATCCTGGATTACCTTAGAGACAAGCAAGTCGTCCTCCCTGATCACTTTCCTGAAAGAGGAAGGTTGAAAAGGGAGGCGGAATACTTTCAGCTGCCAGATTTAGTCAAACTTTTGTCATCCGAGGACTCAAAACTATTCGCAGACGACTTGTACTACAGCGATTTGGATGATGCGTCGCAGGGCAGCGACCAGAGGTATTATCCCTCTTACTCCTTTGACAGGAGGTACGGCTACATCACGGTCGCCCTCAAAGGCGTTTGCGCAGCGGGAGGCAGAGAAAATCAAAGTGATGCCAAGGCCAGAAAGTTACCGAGAATCTTCATTAGTAGCAGAATTGGCTTGGCGAAAGAAGTGTTTGGAGACGCCCTGAATGAGAACAGGGACACGGACAGACCTCCGGACCGATACACCTGCAGATTTTACCTCAAGTTCAGACACCTGGAGAGGGCGTTTGACATGCTGTCAGAGAGCGGCTTTCATATTGTGGCCTGCAATTCGTCCCTGACCACGTCCCCGATCGCTCATTACCCGGATGACAGGGTCTGGTCCAATTACGCACAGTACATCTTCTACC GCGGACCTTCTCGGTGGTCGTCCTCTCACTGTGACTGCTGCTGCAAGAGCCACAAAAGCGAGCGCGAGGGAGAGAGCGGCACATCCTACAACGACCTCTCCACGTCCTGCTCCGAGACCCAGTCAGAGGCCAGTTCCCCTCAAGGAACCGTGATCTGCGGGCCCGTGAGCCGGCACTCCAACATTCAGACGCTGGACCGGCCGGTGCCTAAAGGGCCGGTTCACATGCTGCAGCAGGCGGAGATGCGCCGCAAGACTGACATGCTCCGTGTGAGAACCTTTGGAGTGCGGGAGCGAGAGGCTGCGAAAAGGAAAGCGAACAAGGAGAAGATGACTCCCGAGCAGGAGCTGGAGAAATGTATCCAAGACTTCCAGCGCATTAGGATTCCCGATCACTTTCCGGAAAGGAAGTACATGTGGCAATCAGAGCTTCTGAGGAAGTACCATCTCTAA